A section of the Drosophila subobscura isolate 14011-0131.10 chromosome A, UCBerk_Dsub_1.0, whole genome shotgun sequence genome encodes:
- the LOC117889628 gene encoding furin-like protease 2 isoform X1: MLDIGGSTTTGNILPIIKEQGRRQSPAREPAYRKHCKQTLPKATATTKTRSSSSGSSSSSSSSRRAPSPTHPPPAAAYAKLNRVYLCTFNRMAQSCIYFLLVLVVLSRNTSSAHRYSESVSVNETQQQQQINAARRILNSSSSSENESNAPAVNLSTQTQTTYHKANAARFNTHPDFDSVSDLAEELQVISNTHLNASEHEQQQQQLEQQQQQHLLNENDVFGPYSIPEEAIYTNEFAVHIPAGKYVADVIADKYGFVNRGQIGALDDYYVFQHHRVSKRSLRSSHKHQSDLRSENEVKWLQQQHEKVRRKRDGPYQDLPTYSPYNVLRPSSDYASDESHLSPYSPESHLSTHSPRLEYRDVSSHSIFPDPLFKEQWYLVSKNGGAKDGLDMNVGPAWQKGYTGKGVVVSILDDGIQTNHPDLAQNYDPDASFDINGNDSDPTPQDNGDNKHGTRCAGEVAAVAFNNYCGVGVAYNASIGGVRMLDGKVNDVVEAQALSLNPSHIDIYSASWGPEDDGSTVDGPGPLARRAFIYGVTSGRQGRGSIFVWASGNGGRYTDSCNCDGYTNSIFTLSISSATQAGFKPWYLEECSSTLATTYSSGTPGHDKSVATVDMDGRLRPDHICTVEHTGTSASAPLAAGICALALEANPDLTWRDMQYLVVYTSRPSPLEKEGGWTLNGVKRKYSHKFGYGLMDAGAMVTLAEQWTSVPPQHICKSRENNEDLRIEGSFGFTLSTHMDVNGCAGTINEVRYLEHVQCRITLRFFPRGNLRILLTSPMGTTSTLLFERPRDIVKSNFDDWPFLSVHYWGEKAEGRWTLQVINAGRRRVNQPGILSKWQLIFYGTSNQPMRLKSELLNGNPQMRSPIGGANPFLFPSASNIGQPANEGGNYNTDSFAGYLNYQNIFTSAGSDPEPATATLDGQNVTAAQLKEAPAGDASKIVLYSCDAECDSLGCYGRGPTQCVACSHYRLDNTCVSRCPPRSFPNQVGICWPCHDSCETCAGAGPDSCLTCAPAHLHVIDLAVCLQVCPDGYFENSRNRTCAPCEPNCASCQDHPEYCTSCDHHLVMHENKCYSACPLDTYETEDNKCAFCHTTCGTCNGPTDQHCITCRSGRYAWQNQCLNSCPDAFYADKKRLECMPCQEGCKTCTSNGICSECLPNWSLNKKDKCIVAGSEACNESEFFSQIEGQCRPCHASCDSCNGALDTNCMSCPANRLLELSRCVSGCQDGFFMETGVCSPCLHTCSQCISRTNCSNCSKGLELQNGECRTTCADGYYSDRGICAKCYLSCHTCSGPRRNQCVQCPAGWQLAAGECHPECPEGFYKSDFGCQKCHHYCKTCNDAGPLACSSCPPHFMLDGGLCMECLSSQYYDITTSTCKSCHDSCRSCLGPGQYSCKNCAPPLHLDQLNSQCVPCCKQNQTNTNDTTISAACCHCDKETGECKATSTGGKRRTVIGSGSMYKSAGDAEADAQLGGREGNGNEFLVRLDSPLTAITAIAVAICLLIITIFSIIFAVLQRNSNHVSRNSVRYRKIASKSSGGSRRNSSASAAKTSNEARFIFNVGEDDDTDEEDDADNTEDDMLDVTAEVKRIVYDPKGTIHGNEFYIESTKDIDAIEFHCKTGGGATAPKRRSCNEYGIGNGNGNRNGGEPDDIISKNTYRDPAAATTTSCSNNILS, translated from the exons ATGCTTGATATAGGAGGCAGCACAACAACAGGAAACATCCTCCCAATCATAAAGGAGCAGGGCAGAAGACAGAGTCCTGCCAGAGAGCCCGCATATCGAAAGCACTGCAAACAAACGCTACcgaaagcaacagcaacgacaaagactagaagcagcagtagcggcagtagcagcagcagcagcagcagtagaagaGCTCCTTCTCCTACGCAtcctccaccagcagcagcatatgcaAAACTCAATAGAGtctatttatgtacatttaatcGAATGGCACAGAgctgtatatattttttattagttttagtAGTCCTAAGCCGAAACACTAGTAGTGCTCATCGATATAGCGAAAGCGTAAGCGTAAACGAAactcaacaacagcaacaaattaatgCCGCACGAAGAATActcaatagcagcagcagcagcgagaatGAGAGCAATGCGCCGGCTGTTAATTTGTCCactcaaacccaaaccacTTACCACAAGGCCAACGCCGCGAGGTTCAACACTCACCCTGACTTTGACTCTGTCTCGGACCTAGCAGAGGAGTTGCAGGTCATAAGTAATACTCATTTAAATGCCAGTGaacacgagcagcagcagcagcagttggaacagcagcaacagcagcatctccTCAATGAGAACGACGTTTTTGGCCCCTACAGTATTCCGGAGGAGGCAATCTACACAAATGAGTTTGCCGTGCACATTCCGGCTGGCAAATATGTGGCCGATGTCATTGCGGACAAGTATGGCTTCGTGAATCGGGGTCAG aTTGGAGCACTCGATGATTATTATGTCTTCCAGCATCATCGCGTGTCGAAGCGCTCATTGCGTTCCAGTCACAAGCATCAGAGTGATCTAAGATCGGAGAATGAG GTAaaatggctgcagcagcagcatgagaaAGTACGCCGAAAGCGCGATGGTCCCTATCAGGATCTGCCCACCTACAGTCCGTATAATGTTTTGCGTCCCTCCAGCGACTATGCATCCGACGAATCGCATCTTTCTCCATACTCCCCAGAGTCGCATCTATCCACACATTCGCCACGCTTGGAGTATCGTGATGTGAGCTCACATTCCATATTTCCGGATCCCTTGTTCAAGGAGCAGTGGTATCTGGTGAGTAAA AACGGCGGTGCCAAAGATGGCCTGGATATGAATGTGGGACCTGCCTGGCAAAAGGGTTACACCGGCAAAGGTGTTGTCGTCTCCATACTCGACGATGGCATCCAAACAAATCATCCAGATCTGGCCCAGAACTAT GATCCCGATGCATCATTCGATATCAATGGCAATGATTCGGATCCTACGCCGCAGGATAATGGCGACAATAAGCATGGAACACGCTGTGCCGGCGAAGTGGCTGCCGTGGCCTTTAATAACTACTGCGGCGTGGGTGTGGCCTACAATGCCAGCATTGGTG GAGTACGCATGCTCGATGGCAAAGTCAATGATGTGGTGGAGGCCCAGGCACTGAGTTTGAATCCCTCGCACATTGATATTTACAGTGCCTCGTGGGGCCCCGAGGACGATGGCTCTACGGTGGATGGCCCCGGCCCGCTGGCCCGTCGCGCCTTCATCTATGGCGTGACCAGCGGACGGCAAGGACGTGGCTCCATATTCGTTTGGGCCTCGGGCAACGGTGGCCGCTACACTGATTCGTGCAACTGCGACGGCTACACCAATTCGATCTTCACCCTCTCCATATCGAGTGCCACGCAGGCGGGCTTCAAACCGTGGTACTTGGAGGAATGCTCCTCAACGCTGGCGACCACCTACAGCTCTGGCACGCCTGGCCATGACAAGAGTGTGGCCACCGTCGATATGGATGGACGTTTGCGACCCGATCATATATGCACAGTGGAGCATACGGGCACTTCGGCTTCAGCCCCTCTGGCAGCTGGGATCTGTGCCCTCGCGTTGGAGGCAAATCCGGATCTCACTTGGCGGGATATGCAGTACCTGGTGGTGTATACGTCGCGACCCTCACCCCTGGAGAAGGAGGGCGGATGGACTCTGAATGGCGTGAAGCGGAAATACAGTCACAAATTTGGCTACGGACTGATGGATGCCGGTGCCATGGTCACATTGGCGGAGCAGTGGACCTCAGTCCCGCCGCAACACATATGCAAGTCGCGAGAGAATAACGAGGATCTGAGAATCGAGGGCTCCTTTGGCTTTACCCTCTCCACCCACATGGATGTGAACGGCTGTGCGGGAACGATCAATGAGGTGCGGTATCTAGAGCATGTCCAGTGTCGTATTACCCTACGCTTCTTTCCGAGAGGAAACTTACGGATTCTTTTGACATCGCCGATGGGCACAACGAGCACTTTGTTGTTCGAGCGACCTCGCGACATTGTCAAGTCAAACTTTGACGATTGGCCTTTTCTAAGCGTGCATTATTGGGGCGAGAAGGCCGAGGGACGTTGGACTCTGCAGGTGATAAATGCTGGCCGTCGAAGGGTCAATCAGCCGGGCATACTATCCAAGTGGCAGCTGATCTTCTATGGCACATCCAATCAGCCCATGCGTCTCAAGTCGGAGCTGCTGAATGGCAATCCACAGATGCGCAGCCCAATTGGGGGCGCCAATCCGTTTCTCTTTCCATCCGCCTCGAATATCGGCCAGCCGGCCAATGAGGGAGGGAACTACAATACCGACAGCTTTGCCGGATATCTCAACTATCAGAATATATTCACCAGTGCCGGATCGGATCCAGAGCCGGCCACCGCTACGCTAGATGGACAGAATGTCACGGCCGCCCAGCTGAAGGAAGCGCCAGCCGGCGATGCCAGCAAGATTGTGCTGTACTCCTGCGATGCCGAATGCGACTCCCTGGGCTGCTATGGCCGTGGACCCACACAGTGTGTGGCGTGCAGTCATTATCGATTGGACAA CACCTGCGTGAGCCGTTGTCCGCCTAGATCTTTTCCAAATCAAGTGGGCATCTGTTGGCCCTGCCACGACTCCTGTGAGACTTGCGCTGGCGCCGGACCCGACAGCTGCCTCACCTGTGCCCCAGCCCATCTGCATGTGATCgatctggctgtctgtctgcaagTCTGCCCAGATGGTTACTTTGAAA ATAGCAGAAACCGAACCTGCGCTCCTTGCGAACCAAACTGTGCCTCCTGCCAGGACCATCCCGAGTATTGCACCAGCTGTGACCATCATCTAGTGATGCATGAGAATAAATGCTACTCGGCCTGTCCCCTGGATACATACGAAACGGAGGATAACAA ATGTGCCTTTTGCCACACGACATGCGGTACATGCAATGGCCCCACGGACCAGCACTGCATCACATGTCGATCAGGTCGTTATGCCTGGCAAAACCAATGCCTTAATAGCTGTCCGGATGCATTTTATGCGGACAAGAAGCGGCTGGAGTGCATGCCCTGCCAGGAGGGCTGCAAGACCTGCACCAGCAACGGCATATGCTCCGAGTGCCTTCCCAATTGGTCGCTGAACAAGAAGGACAAATGCATTGTGGCCGGGAGTGAGGCCTGCAATGAAT CCGAGTTCTTTAGTCAGATTGAGGGTCAATGCCGTCCTTGTCATGCCTCCTGCGATAGCTGTAATGGAGCTCTCGATACGAACTGCATGTCCTGCCCAGCAAATCGATTGCTAGAGCTGAGCCGATGCGTGAGCGGCTGTCAGGATGGCTTCTTCATGGAGACGGGCGTCTGTTCGCCCTGCCTGCACACCTGTAGCCAGTGCATATCGCGCACCAATTGCAGCAACTGCTCTAAGGGCCTCGAACTGCAGAATGGCGAATGCCGCACCACCTGTGCCGATGG CTACTATAGCGATCGGGGTATCTGTGCCAAGTGCTATCTCAGCTGTCACACATGCAGCGGGCCACGTCGCAACCAGTGCGTCCAGTGCCCTGccggctggcagctggcagccggCGAATGCCATCCAGAGTGTCCCGAGGGCTTCTACAAGTCGGATTTTGGCTGTCAGAAGTGCCATCATTATTGCAAGACATGCAATG ATGCCGGTCCTTTGGCCTGCTCCTCGTGCCCGCCACACTTTATGCTCGATGGAGGACTGTGCATGGAGTGCCTTAGCTCACAGTACTACGACATTACGACATCCACCTGCAAGAGTTGCCACGACTCGTGCCGCTCCTGCCTGGGACCTGGCCAGTATTCGTGCAAGAACTGCGCACCGCCGCTTCATTTGGATCAGCTGAACAGCCAGTGTGTGCCATGCTGCAAGCAGAATCAAACCAACACCAACGACACCACAATATCAGCAGCATGTTGCCATTGCGACAAGGAAACGG GTGAATGCAAAGCTACCTCTACTGGCGGCAAACGGCGTACTGtcattggcagtggcagcatgtACAAAAGTGCCGGCgatgctgaagctgatgcCCAGCTTGGCGGCCGTGAGGGCAATGGCAATGAGTTCCTTGTGCGGCTGGACTCTCCTCTGACGGCCATCACGGCCATTGCAGTGGCCATTTGTCTGCTGATTATCACcatattttccattatttttgctgttctACAG CGCAACAGCAACCATGTGTCCCGAAATTCCGTAAGATACAGAAAGATAGCCAGCAAGTCGTCGGGAGGCAGTCGTCGCAATAGCAGTGCCTCAGCTGCAAAGACAAGCAATGAGGCcagatttatatttaatgtGGGCGAGGACGATGACAccgatgaggaggatgatgcTGATAATACTGAGGATGATATGTTGGATGTAACGGCAGAGGTGAAGCGGATCGTTTATGACCCCAAAGGCACAATACATGGGAACGAATTTTACATCGAGAGTACAAAAGATATTGATGCGATTGAGTTTCATTGCAAGACAGGAGGCGGTGCCACCGCCCCAAAGAGAAGAAGTTGCAATGAATACGggattggaaatggaaatggaaatagaaatgGAGGAGAACCTGATGATATTATATCCAAGAACACGTACAGAGatccggcagcagcaacaactactaGCTGTAGCAATAATATCCTtagctga
- the LOC117889628 gene encoding furin-like protease 2 isoform X5 — protein MLDIGGSTTTGNILPIIKEQGRRQSPAREPAYRKHCKQTLPKATATTKTRSSSSGSSSSSSSSSSSSENESNAPAVNLSTQTQTTYHKANAARFNTHPDFDSVSDLAEELQVISNTHLNASEHEQQQQQLEQQQQQHLLNENDVFGPYSIPEEAIYTNEFAVHIPAGKYVADVIADKYGFVNRGQIGALDDYYVFQHHRVSKRSLRSSHKHQSDLRSENEVKWLQQQHEKVRRKRDGPYQDLPTYSPYNVLRPSSDYASDESHLSPYSPESHLSTHSPRLEYRDVSSHSIFPDPLFKEQWYLVSKNGGAKDGLDMNVGPAWQKGYTGKGVVVSILDDGIQTNHPDLAQNYDPDASFDINGNDSDPTPQDNGDNKHGTRCAGEVAAVAFNNYCGVGVAYNASIGGVRMLDGKVNDVVEAQALSLNPSHIDIYSASWGPEDDGSTVDGPGPLARRAFIYGVTSGRQGRGSIFVWASGNGGRYTDSCNCDGYTNSIFTLSISSATQAGFKPWYLEECSSTLATTYSSGTPGHDKSVATVDMDGRLRPDHICTVEHTGTSASAPLAAGICALALEANPDLTWRDMQYLVVYTSRPSPLEKEGGWTLNGVKRKYSHKFGYGLMDAGAMVTLAEQWTSVPPQHICKSRENNEDLRIEGSFGFTLSTHMDVNGCAGTINEVRYLEHVQCRITLRFFPRGNLRILLTSPMGTTSTLLFERPRDIVKSNFDDWPFLSVHYWGEKAEGRWTLQVINAGRRRVNQPGILSKWQLIFYGTSNQPMRLKSELLNGNPQMRSPIGGANPFLFPSASNIGQPANEGGNYNTDSFAGYLNYQNIFTSAGSDPEPATATLDGQNVTAAQLKEAPAGDASKIVLYSCDAECDSLGCYGRGPTQCVACSHYRLDNTCVSRCPPRSFPNQVGICWPCHDSCETCAGAGPDSCLTCAPAHLHVIDLAVCLQVCPDGYFENSRNRTCAPCEPNCASCQDHPEYCTSCDHHLVMHENKCYSACPLDTYETEDNKCAFCHTTCGTCNGPTDQHCITCRSGRYAWQNQCLNSCPDAFYADKKRLECMPCQEGCKTCTSNGICSECLPNWSLNKKDKCIVAGSEACNESEFFSQIEGQCRPCHASCDSCNGALDTNCMSCPANRLLELSRCVSGCQDGFFMETGVCSPCLHTCSQCISRTNCSNCSKGLELQNGECRTTCADGYYSDRGICAKCYLSCHTCSGPRRNQCVQCPAGWQLAAGECHPECPEGFYKSDFGCQKCHHYCKTCNDAGPLACSSCPPHFMLDGGLCMECLSSQYYDITTSTCKSCHDSCRSCLGPGQYSCKNCAPPLHLDQLNSQCVPCCKQNQTNTNDTTISAACCHCDKETGECKATSTGGKRRTVIGSGSMYKSAGDAEADAQLGGREGNGNEFLVRLDSPLTAITAIAVAICLLIITIFSIIFAVLQRNSNHVSRNSVRYRKIASKSSGGSRRNSSASAAKTSNEARFIFNVGEDDDTDEEDDADNTEDDMLDVTAEVKRIVYDPKGTIHGNEFYIESTKDIDAIEFHCKTGGGATAPKRRSCNEYGIGNGNGNRNGGEPDDIISKNTYRDPAAATTTSCSNNILS, from the exons ATGCTTGATATAGGAGGCAGCACAACAACAGGAAACATCCTCCCAATCATAAAGGAGCAGGGCAGAAGACAGAGTCCTGCCAGAGAGCCCGCATATCGAAAGCACTGCAAACAAACGCTACcgaaagcaacagcaacgacaaagactagaagcagcagtagcggcagtagcagcagcagcagcagc agcagcagcagcagcgagaatGAGAGCAATGCGCCGGCTGTTAATTTGTCCactcaaacccaaaccacTTACCACAAGGCCAACGCCGCGAGGTTCAACACTCACCCTGACTTTGACTCTGTCTCGGACCTAGCAGAGGAGTTGCAGGTCATAAGTAATACTCATTTAAATGCCAGTGaacacgagcagcagcagcagcagttggaacagcagcaacagcagcatctccTCAATGAGAACGACGTTTTTGGCCCCTACAGTATTCCGGAGGAGGCAATCTACACAAATGAGTTTGCCGTGCACATTCCGGCTGGCAAATATGTGGCCGATGTCATTGCGGACAAGTATGGCTTCGTGAATCGGGGTCAG aTTGGAGCACTCGATGATTATTATGTCTTCCAGCATCATCGCGTGTCGAAGCGCTCATTGCGTTCCAGTCACAAGCATCAGAGTGATCTAAGATCGGAGAATGAG GTAaaatggctgcagcagcagcatgagaaAGTACGCCGAAAGCGCGATGGTCCCTATCAGGATCTGCCCACCTACAGTCCGTATAATGTTTTGCGTCCCTCCAGCGACTATGCATCCGACGAATCGCATCTTTCTCCATACTCCCCAGAGTCGCATCTATCCACACATTCGCCACGCTTGGAGTATCGTGATGTGAGCTCACATTCCATATTTCCGGATCCCTTGTTCAAGGAGCAGTGGTATCTGGTGAGTAAA AACGGCGGTGCCAAAGATGGCCTGGATATGAATGTGGGACCTGCCTGGCAAAAGGGTTACACCGGCAAAGGTGTTGTCGTCTCCATACTCGACGATGGCATCCAAACAAATCATCCAGATCTGGCCCAGAACTAT GATCCCGATGCATCATTCGATATCAATGGCAATGATTCGGATCCTACGCCGCAGGATAATGGCGACAATAAGCATGGAACACGCTGTGCCGGCGAAGTGGCTGCCGTGGCCTTTAATAACTACTGCGGCGTGGGTGTGGCCTACAATGCCAGCATTGGTG GAGTACGCATGCTCGATGGCAAAGTCAATGATGTGGTGGAGGCCCAGGCACTGAGTTTGAATCCCTCGCACATTGATATTTACAGTGCCTCGTGGGGCCCCGAGGACGATGGCTCTACGGTGGATGGCCCCGGCCCGCTGGCCCGTCGCGCCTTCATCTATGGCGTGACCAGCGGACGGCAAGGACGTGGCTCCATATTCGTTTGGGCCTCGGGCAACGGTGGCCGCTACACTGATTCGTGCAACTGCGACGGCTACACCAATTCGATCTTCACCCTCTCCATATCGAGTGCCACGCAGGCGGGCTTCAAACCGTGGTACTTGGAGGAATGCTCCTCAACGCTGGCGACCACCTACAGCTCTGGCACGCCTGGCCATGACAAGAGTGTGGCCACCGTCGATATGGATGGACGTTTGCGACCCGATCATATATGCACAGTGGAGCATACGGGCACTTCGGCTTCAGCCCCTCTGGCAGCTGGGATCTGTGCCCTCGCGTTGGAGGCAAATCCGGATCTCACTTGGCGGGATATGCAGTACCTGGTGGTGTATACGTCGCGACCCTCACCCCTGGAGAAGGAGGGCGGATGGACTCTGAATGGCGTGAAGCGGAAATACAGTCACAAATTTGGCTACGGACTGATGGATGCCGGTGCCATGGTCACATTGGCGGAGCAGTGGACCTCAGTCCCGCCGCAACACATATGCAAGTCGCGAGAGAATAACGAGGATCTGAGAATCGAGGGCTCCTTTGGCTTTACCCTCTCCACCCACATGGATGTGAACGGCTGTGCGGGAACGATCAATGAGGTGCGGTATCTAGAGCATGTCCAGTGTCGTATTACCCTACGCTTCTTTCCGAGAGGAAACTTACGGATTCTTTTGACATCGCCGATGGGCACAACGAGCACTTTGTTGTTCGAGCGACCTCGCGACATTGTCAAGTCAAACTTTGACGATTGGCCTTTTCTAAGCGTGCATTATTGGGGCGAGAAGGCCGAGGGACGTTGGACTCTGCAGGTGATAAATGCTGGCCGTCGAAGGGTCAATCAGCCGGGCATACTATCCAAGTGGCAGCTGATCTTCTATGGCACATCCAATCAGCCCATGCGTCTCAAGTCGGAGCTGCTGAATGGCAATCCACAGATGCGCAGCCCAATTGGGGGCGCCAATCCGTTTCTCTTTCCATCCGCCTCGAATATCGGCCAGCCGGCCAATGAGGGAGGGAACTACAATACCGACAGCTTTGCCGGATATCTCAACTATCAGAATATATTCACCAGTGCCGGATCGGATCCAGAGCCGGCCACCGCTACGCTAGATGGACAGAATGTCACGGCCGCCCAGCTGAAGGAAGCGCCAGCCGGCGATGCCAGCAAGATTGTGCTGTACTCCTGCGATGCCGAATGCGACTCCCTGGGCTGCTATGGCCGTGGACCCACACAGTGTGTGGCGTGCAGTCATTATCGATTGGACAA CACCTGCGTGAGCCGTTGTCCGCCTAGATCTTTTCCAAATCAAGTGGGCATCTGTTGGCCCTGCCACGACTCCTGTGAGACTTGCGCTGGCGCCGGACCCGACAGCTGCCTCACCTGTGCCCCAGCCCATCTGCATGTGATCgatctggctgtctgtctgcaagTCTGCCCAGATGGTTACTTTGAAA ATAGCAGAAACCGAACCTGCGCTCCTTGCGAACCAAACTGTGCCTCCTGCCAGGACCATCCCGAGTATTGCACCAGCTGTGACCATCATCTAGTGATGCATGAGAATAAATGCTACTCGGCCTGTCCCCTGGATACATACGAAACGGAGGATAACAA ATGTGCCTTTTGCCACACGACATGCGGTACATGCAATGGCCCCACGGACCAGCACTGCATCACATGTCGATCAGGTCGTTATGCCTGGCAAAACCAATGCCTTAATAGCTGTCCGGATGCATTTTATGCGGACAAGAAGCGGCTGGAGTGCATGCCCTGCCAGGAGGGCTGCAAGACCTGCACCAGCAACGGCATATGCTCCGAGTGCCTTCCCAATTGGTCGCTGAACAAGAAGGACAAATGCATTGTGGCCGGGAGTGAGGCCTGCAATGAAT CCGAGTTCTTTAGTCAGATTGAGGGTCAATGCCGTCCTTGTCATGCCTCCTGCGATAGCTGTAATGGAGCTCTCGATACGAACTGCATGTCCTGCCCAGCAAATCGATTGCTAGAGCTGAGCCGATGCGTGAGCGGCTGTCAGGATGGCTTCTTCATGGAGACGGGCGTCTGTTCGCCCTGCCTGCACACCTGTAGCCAGTGCATATCGCGCACCAATTGCAGCAACTGCTCTAAGGGCCTCGAACTGCAGAATGGCGAATGCCGCACCACCTGTGCCGATGG CTACTATAGCGATCGGGGTATCTGTGCCAAGTGCTATCTCAGCTGTCACACATGCAGCGGGCCACGTCGCAACCAGTGCGTCCAGTGCCCTGccggctggcagctggcagccggCGAATGCCATCCAGAGTGTCCCGAGGGCTTCTACAAGTCGGATTTTGGCTGTCAGAAGTGCCATCATTATTGCAAGACATGCAATG ATGCCGGTCCTTTGGCCTGCTCCTCGTGCCCGCCACACTTTATGCTCGATGGAGGACTGTGCATGGAGTGCCTTAGCTCACAGTACTACGACATTACGACATCCACCTGCAAGAGTTGCCACGACTCGTGCCGCTCCTGCCTGGGACCTGGCCAGTATTCGTGCAAGAACTGCGCACCGCCGCTTCATTTGGATCAGCTGAACAGCCAGTGTGTGCCATGCTGCAAGCAGAATCAAACCAACACCAACGACACCACAATATCAGCAGCATGTTGCCATTGCGACAAGGAAACGG GTGAATGCAAAGCTACCTCTACTGGCGGCAAACGGCGTACTGtcattggcagtggcagcatgtACAAAAGTGCCGGCgatgctgaagctgatgcCCAGCTTGGCGGCCGTGAGGGCAATGGCAATGAGTTCCTTGTGCGGCTGGACTCTCCTCTGACGGCCATCACGGCCATTGCAGTGGCCATTTGTCTGCTGATTATCACcatattttccattatttttgctgttctACAG CGCAACAGCAACCATGTGTCCCGAAATTCCGTAAGATACAGAAAGATAGCCAGCAAGTCGTCGGGAGGCAGTCGTCGCAATAGCAGTGCCTCAGCTGCAAAGACAAGCAATGAGGCcagatttatatttaatgtGGGCGAGGACGATGACAccgatgaggaggatgatgcTGATAATACTGAGGATGATATGTTGGATGTAACGGCAGAGGTGAAGCGGATCGTTTATGACCCCAAAGGCACAATACATGGGAACGAATTTTACATCGAGAGTACAAAAGATATTGATGCGATTGAGTTTCATTGCAAGACAGGAGGCGGTGCCACCGCCCCAAAGAGAAGAAGTTGCAATGAATACGggattggaaatggaaatggaaatagaaatgGAGGAGAACCTGATGATATTATATCCAAGAACACGTACAGAGatccggcagcagcaacaactactaGCTGTAGCAATAATATCCTtagctga